In Leptospiraceae bacterium, one DNA window encodes the following:
- a CDS encoding M23 family metallopeptidase, translating to MDHFHNGLDIVSINEEVKSIADGKIVYTRYSEDQPFDSDYGTGNCVWVSHSKGILSAYYHLKNTRIDFSKSDNFVKEGEKLGYTGNTGHSSGSHLHFVVASENGAKLINPLMILPKIEDSISPEIGGLTLSVGENYTNINDGDSINVSKNFPLTVTAFDKGENSGQRRGVQYIGFIFNGIKIKESRFNEISIKKGKWINEDSLEYDELYYNGNYYIGDLSLKSGENTIQVNVADFHGNTNSKTFSFYVNRISGK from the coding sequence ATGGATCATTTTCATAATGGCTTGGATATTGTTTCTATAAATGAAGAAGTGAAGTCCATAGCAGATGGAAAAATTGTCTATACCCGGTATTCGGAAGACCAGCCTTTTGACAGCGATTACGGTACTGGAAACTGCGTTTGGGTATCCCACTCCAAGGGAATATTGTCTGCTTACTATCATTTAAAAAATACAAGGATAGATTTTTCTAAGTCAGATAATTTTGTAAAAGAGGGTGAAAAGTTAGGCTATACCGGAAATACAGGTCACTCCAGTGGCTCGCACTTGCACTTTGTAGTTGCATCTGAAAATGGAGCAAAATTGATTAACCCTCTTATGATTTTACCTAAAATAGAAGATAGTATTTCTCCCGAAATCGGAGGGCTTACTTTAAGCGTAGGCGAAAATTATACAAATATCAACGACGGAGACAGCATCAATGTTTCTAAAAATTTTCCTCTCACCGTAACCGCTTTCGATAAAGGAGAGAATAGTGGTCAAAGAAGAGGAGTTCAGTATATAGGGTTTATTTTTAATGGCATAAAAATCAAAGAAAGCAGATTCAACGAAATTTCTATAAAAAAAGGAAAATGGATAAACGAAGATTCCTTAGAATATGATGAGCTGTACTATAATGGGAACTACTACATTGGAGACCTGTCTTTAAAATCCGGAGAGAATACAATCCAAGTCAATGTCGCCGACTTTCACGGAAACACAAACTCTAAAACTTTTAGTTTTTACGTAAATAGAATTAGCGGTAAATAG